A window of the Podarcis raffonei isolate rPodRaf1 chromosome 4, rPodRaf1.pri, whole genome shotgun sequence genome harbors these coding sequences:
- the CHST10 gene encoding carbohydrate sulfotransferase 10, giving the protein MHRQWLLLAACFWVVFMFMVASKFITLTFKNPDVYGVKQESLTLTAITKVEKIQVTKAKRFPGEIQTIGRGLSEDIIHQPLVHMERLELLRNVCQDASLKNLTHTTVSKFILDRIFVCDKHKILFCQTPKVGNTQWKKVLIVLNGAFSSIEEIPENIVHDHEKNGLPRLSSFSDSEIQERLKLYFKFLIVRDPFERLISAFKDKFVRNPRFEPWYRHEIAPGIIRKYRKNRTETRGLQFEDFVRYLGDPNHRWLDIQFGDRIIHWVTYVELCAPCEITYSVIGHHETLEEDAPYILKEAGIDHLVSYPTIPPGITLYNKTKVERYFSGVSKRDIRRLYARFEGDFNLFGYPEPDFLLN; this is encoded by the exons ATGCACCGCCAGTGGCTGCTGTTAGCTGCATGCTTTTGGGTTGTATTCATGTTCATGGTTGCTAGCAAGTTCATCACATTGACCTTCAAAAATCCTGATG TGTATGGTGTCAAGCAAGAGTCGTTAACATTGACAGCTATAACTAAAGTAGAGAAAATTCAAGTGACGAAAGCGAAAAGGTTTCCTGGAGAGATTCAG ACAATAGGTAGAGGTCTATCTGAAGACATTATACATCAACCTTTGGTCCATATGGAAAGGCTTGAGCTACTCAGGAATGTGTGCCAAGATGCATCGCTGAAAAACCTCACTCACACTACTGTTTCAAAATTCATTTTGGATCGGATATTTGTATGTGACAAGCACAAGATCCTCTTCTGTCAAACTCCAAAAGTTGGCAATACTCAGTGGAAGAAAGTCTTGATTGTTTTAAATG GAGCTTTTTCTTCCATTGAGGAGATCCCAGAGAACATTGTGCATGACCATGAGAAGAATGGTTTGCCACGCTTATCTTCCTTCAGTGACTCAGAAATTCAAGAGCG GCTGAAATTATACTTCAAGTTCCTTATAGTAAGAGATCCGTTCGAGAGGCTTATTTCTGCATTCAAAGACAAGTTTGTCCGCAATCCTCGTTTTGAACCTTGGTATAGGCATGAAATTGCTCCCGGCATCATTCGAAAATATAGAAAGAATCGCACTGAGACCAGGGGGCTGCAGTTTGAGGACTTCGTGCGCTACTTGGGTGATCCAAATCATCGGTGGCTAGATATACAATTTGGAGACCGCATCATTCATTGGGTGACCTACGTGGAACTTTGTGCCCCCTGTGAAATAACATACAGTGTAATTGGACATCATGAAACCTTGGAAGAGGATGCACCATACATCTTGAAGGAAGCTGGAATAGACCATCTGGTGTCTTATCCTACTATTCCGCCGGGGATAACACTGTATAACAAAACTAAGGTGGAACGCTATTTCTCAGGAGTTAGCAAGAGAGACATCCGCCGCCTTTATGCCCGTTTTGAAGGAGATTTTAATCTTTTTGGCTACCCAGAGCCAGATTTCCTACTCAACTGA